In Porphyromonas cangingivalis, a genomic segment contains:
- a CDS encoding alkaline phosphatase, giving the protein MQRRLSILLALILVFNGLFGTTMFGAENGKARKIRPVKNVILMIADGASLPALSLARWYQRTQDPKNTRLHLDPYLSGTILTYCSNAPIGDSAPTTSCYMTGIPSIKGFVSTYPYSDGANDLIPLEASREYSPIMTLLEATRILQDRKTGLVFTCEFPHATPADCSAHSYNRKRYEWIAPQMIHSNLDVVIGGGASLITPERKKTLEALDNKVYLNDLEGMRAHEDGKMWSLFGDMDMPYDIDRDPLKMPSLAEMTSTAIKHLDDDDEGFFLMVEGSKVDWAAHANDPVGIATEFLAFDRACQVALDFAKKDGNTVVIMTSDHGNSGLSIGVQGLNNYSGASQEKLFGPLVRVKKTADGIAAILQEVPFAQASEIFRKEAGIELTTEDLAQLQHVDGYKQSPLPVSERNIGKGKKEALYSGSLSSFVAHIFRKNMYFGFTTFGHTGEDVFLAVYAPEDTQRMMGFNTNIELHDYMRALLGLETSMITLTDKYFAPHDKVFKGMNVTIKGKKPEDKQLIVRHKGKTMTISAFSTDVQLNKKKFRTKTPAVYVDKKDLFYIDISLLDELKD; this is encoded by the coding sequence ATGCAAAGAAGATTATCCATACTATTAGCCCTTATTTTGGTATTCAACGGACTGTTCGGAACAACTATGTTCGGAGCAGAGAATGGTAAGGCAAGGAAAATACGTCCGGTAAAGAATGTCATCCTCATGATTGCGGATGGAGCATCCCTTCCTGCGTTGTCCTTGGCTCGCTGGTACCAACGCACTCAAGATCCGAAAAATACTCGTCTCCATCTGGACCCTTACCTTTCAGGCACGATCTTGACATACTGCTCGAACGCTCCCATCGGAGACTCGGCACCGACGACCTCTTGTTACATGACAGGTATTCCGTCCATCAAGGGTTTCGTGTCTACATATCCTTATTCGGACGGAGCCAACGATCTTATACCTCTCGAAGCTTCAAGGGAATACAGCCCAATCATGACTCTTTTGGAAGCCACAAGGATACTTCAAGATCGTAAGACCGGCTTGGTATTCACTTGTGAGTTTCCTCACGCCACACCGGCAGACTGCTCTGCGCACAGTTACAACCGTAAGCGTTACGAATGGATAGCACCCCAGATGATACACAGCAATCTCGATGTAGTTATCGGAGGGGGAGCATCACTCATCACCCCCGAGCGTAAAAAGACATTGGAAGCACTTGACAACAAGGTCTATCTTAACGACCTCGAAGGCATGAGGGCCCATGAAGATGGCAAGATGTGGAGTTTGTTTGGAGATATGGATATGCCTTACGACATCGACAGAGATCCTCTTAAGATGCCGTCTCTCGCAGAGATGACATCAACAGCCATCAAGCATCTCGATGACGATGATGAAGGCTTCTTTCTCATGGTCGAAGGAAGCAAGGTGGACTGGGCAGCTCATGCCAATGATCCTGTTGGTATAGCGACGGAGTTCCTCGCTTTCGATAGGGCCTGCCAGGTCGCTCTGGACTTTGCAAAAAAGGATGGCAACACTGTCGTCATCATGACCTCGGATCATGGTAACAGTGGACTAAGTATCGGTGTGCAAGGGCTTAACAACTACTCCGGAGCTTCTCAAGAGAAGCTCTTCGGGCCACTCGTCAGAGTGAAAAAAACAGCTGATGGCATTGCAGCGATTTTGCAGGAAGTTCCCTTTGCCCAAGCCTCCGAGATCTTCCGAAAAGAAGCCGGCATCGAGCTTACTACCGAAGATTTGGCACAACTACAACACGTCGATGGTTACAAACAAAGTCCACTTCCTGTCTCCGAACGCAACATCGGCAAGGGGAAAAAGGAGGCGTTATATTCAGGCTCTTTATCATCATTTGTGGCGCACATCTTCCGCAAGAATATGTACTTCGGGTTTACGACATTCGGACATACGGGAGAGGATGTATTTTTGGCAGTCTATGCCCCCGAAGACACCCAAAGGATGATGGGCTTCAACACAAACATCGAGTTGCACGACTATATGCGGGCTCTCCTCGGCCTTGAAACAAGCATGATCACACTTACAGATAAGTACTTTGCTCCTCATGACAAAGTCTTCAAAGGAATGAATGTGACGATCAAAGGGAAAAAGCCTGAGGACAAACAACTCATCGTAAGGCACAAGGGCAAAACAATGACCATCTCGGCGTTCTCTACGGATGTACAGCTCAATAAGAAAAAGTTCAGAACCAAGACACCCGCCGTTTATGTAGACAAAAAAGACTTATTCTACATCGACATATCTCTCTTGGACGAACTGAAAGACTAA
- a CDS encoding bifunctional metallophosphatase/5'-nucleotidase, whose protein sequence is MKRTKALMVLATLAMIVSSCGTMGRKAPIRKSDRQITILAVNDMHAAIDNFPRLGYITDSLRVIYPHLLLLSGGDNQTGNPVNDQYPEKGLPMIELMNAMKFDISAVGNHEFDSKLEGFASLSNKANFPFLCANLTQPEGSDFKIKPYHILTTGDGVRVAVASVLHINSTGIPDSHPDNVKGFVFLDPFKVGQELMHLKDSAEVLIYLNHFGIENDVELAKLLDPKATPLIIGGHSHTKVDKELIENGIMITQAASKLKFATLIQLTLKSDGSIERKMKLIPVGKQGNVRRDLKELVDRYNNSPELKQVIATAEEDFSSHDQLGYLMVDALRAGTETDLSLINPGGVRIDRLPKGDISIMNVYSLDPFGNEAIVLHLTGQELLNLHYAAFELDNRMPLYPSGFKSEYTINKDGSLKEVKLFNADGTPLDLNKTYSISMNSYITSVYKYEHKDQGRSLFVTTAENMIEYLKKLKVVPSYQKENRVKVNKEK, encoded by the coding sequence ATGAAACGAACAAAGGCCTTAATGGTACTTGCCACTCTTGCGATGATCGTAAGCAGTTGTGGTACTATGGGGAGGAAGGCCCCCATCCGCAAGTCTGACCGACAGATCACGATCTTGGCAGTGAATGATATGCACGCAGCCATAGACAACTTCCCTCGCCTGGGATACATCACGGACAGTCTTCGTGTGATATATCCTCATCTTCTACTTCTTTCGGGCGGGGACAATCAAACCGGTAACCCCGTCAATGATCAGTATCCTGAAAAGGGATTGCCTATGATCGAGCTGATGAACGCCATGAAGTTTGACATCTCGGCAGTGGGAAATCACGAATTCGATTCGAAATTGGAGGGTTTTGCTTCGCTATCAAACAAAGCGAACTTCCCCTTCCTATGTGCCAATCTCACGCAACCCGAAGGCTCCGATTTCAAGATCAAGCCATATCACATCTTGACTACCGGCGATGGTGTGAGAGTGGCAGTGGCTTCTGTCCTGCATATCAACAGCACCGGCATACCTGACAGTCACCCGGACAATGTCAAGGGCTTTGTCTTCCTTGATCCATTCAAGGTGGGGCAAGAGCTGATGCATCTCAAAGACAGCGCAGAGGTCTTGATATACCTCAATCATTTCGGCATCGAAAATGATGTCGAGCTTGCGAAACTATTGGATCCGAAAGCTACACCACTCATCATAGGGGGACATTCGCACACAAAGGTGGACAAGGAATTGATCGAAAATGGAATCATGATCACTCAGGCGGCAAGCAAACTCAAATTTGCAACACTCATACAGCTCACACTCAAGTCGGATGGGAGCATAGAGCGTAAAATGAAGCTCATACCTGTGGGTAAGCAGGGAAATGTCCGTCGCGATCTAAAAGAGCTGGTAGACCGATACAACAACAGCCCCGAACTCAAGCAGGTTATTGCGACAGCAGAGGAGGACTTCTCGAGTCACGATCAACTGGGTTATCTCATGGTCGATGCTCTTCGTGCGGGGACAGAGACGGACTTGTCTCTGATCAATCCCGGAGGTGTGCGCATAGACCGCTTACCTAAGGGAGACATTAGCATCATGAATGTATATTCCCTCGATCCATTCGGCAACGAAGCTATTGTCCTTCATCTCACAGGCCAAGAACTGCTCAACCTTCATTATGCAGCGTTCGAATTGGACAATAGGATGCCACTCTATCCATCAGGCTTCAAGTCAGAGTATACCATCAATAAAGATGGCAGTCTCAAGGAAGTAAAACTCTTCAATGCCGACGGCACACCTCTTGATCTCAATAAAACTTACTCAATATCGATGAATAGTTACATCACTTCGGTGTATAAGTACGAACATAAGGATCAGGGTCGGAGTTTGTTCGTTACCACTGCGGAAAATATGATCGAGTATCTGAAGAAACTCAAAGTAGTGCCAAGCTATCAAAAGGAAAACAGAGTGAAAGTAAATAAAGAGAAGTAA
- the prmC gene encoding peptide chain release factor N(5)-glutamine methyltransferase produces the protein MTTIRSLKEYIAETLSSYYPTEEAESIARRLLESAYGVSYPMLVITPPKDTQIHEGQKMIEGWMERLLNHEPLQYILGFTEFDGLRIKVAPGVLIPRPETEYLCELIRERFAPTAKKKLHIQAIDLCTGSGCIALSLSASFPNAEIEAVDQSDLALMTARNNIEAHPTLAPRLNLIKADLLSETFIPTSEHYDLIVSNPPYVLEKERTEIHPHVLDHEPSMALFVSDETPLLFYEAILKKFAHILSPEGLIAFEINQSLGHDTANLCTSHGLIAEVVQDQYGRDRFVFAKHKTNE, from the coding sequence ATGACCACCATCAGAAGCCTCAAAGAGTATATTGCCGAAACCTTGAGTTCTTACTACCCCACAGAGGAAGCGGAGAGCATTGCTCGTCGTCTGCTCGAATCGGCCTACGGAGTGTCCTATCCGATGCTTGTGATCACACCTCCCAAAGATACACAAATTCATGAGGGGCAGAAAATGATAGAAGGTTGGATGGAACGCCTGCTGAATCACGAGCCACTGCAGTACATACTCGGCTTCACGGAGTTTGATGGTCTGCGTATAAAGGTGGCACCCGGAGTGCTCATCCCAAGACCGGAGACAGAGTACTTGTGCGAACTCATCAGGGAGAGGTTTGCTCCCACAGCAAAGAAGAAGTTGCATATCCAAGCCATAGACTTATGCACCGGAAGCGGTTGCATCGCATTGTCCCTCTCAGCCTCATTTCCGAACGCAGAGATTGAAGCCGTCGACCAAAGTGATCTCGCCCTGATGACAGCTCGGAACAATATAGAGGCACACCCTACCCTTGCACCACGTTTGAATCTTATCAAAGCTGATTTGCTTTCAGAGACATTCATCCCGACTTCTGAGCATTATGACCTGATCGTGTCTAATCCTCCTTATGTCCTCGAAAAGGAGCGGACGGAGATTCATCCACACGTACTTGACCACGAGCCATCCATGGCACTTTTTGTATCTGATGAGACTCCCTTACTCTTTTACGAGGCTATACTCAAGAAGTTTGCACACATCCTGAGTCCCGAGGGCTTGATAGCTTTTGAGATCAACCAATCCTTGGGACACGACACAGCCAACCTATGTACCTCTCATGGACTTATAGCAGAGGTCGTGCAGGATCAGTACGGCAGGGACAGATTTGTTTTTGCGAAACACAAAACCAACGAATGA
- a CDS encoding TonB-dependent receptor has protein sequence MVRKSISMLSLAILFGAMTTRLMAQEMKYDIKDEVEVLGTRPGEKTPVTQHRIKVDDLTKKSIAWDVPTLLQGTPSLVLSSDGGIMGGYTSFTIRGVDASRINITNMGVPLNDSESQTVFWANMPDYGSRLDDIVIVRGAGSSTFGAGSFGATMDMRGRRPAREAGARIATYWGSYGLNRNMVSLESGRLANGWAFSGYLSKIKSDGYVDRTGGKGTAYYLHASHRGESTSLDIIHNYGEQQTGIGWRGLSDENKEIFGRRFNEAGLINPSEAKKDPSVAKYHYNTDNYNQGHTYLIFKQDLMPGLKYGATLHYTKGDGYAHEYRTGRKFKDYDLPTVDGKKRTSLIRNKHLDNDFYGAIINLDYNRNGLHLSAGVAGNSYTNHHFGTLDFVMDKTPDFIPGQEYYRNKSKKSDYSAYLKGEYTIFDNTLLYGDIMYRHITHKMNGTTDSFNDVTSKLDVLDYDLKYNFFLPKVGIHQTINRNLSVYASFAMAGKEPTRKTYTESIKSENGLISHPKPEFLMDYELGFNWKVKNFALSINGYFMDYKDQLIVSGKYSDVGEPIHVNVPKSYRTGVEASVSWDILRSLFVQSNLTLSRNIIKNYEFVEGDKNWNPLSVVLDETPIAMSPSVIFNHTIGWSPIKPLQLLLTGNYVGKRHMDNSGLEDRTLPAYYTSNLKLNYSHSLCSGRSITLSFQINNLYNQAYDNTGYVEGYYEKKGEEIIRKVGNRVVWPSAPIHFVGGVTIDI, from the coding sequence ATGGTTAGAAAAAGTATTTCGATGCTGTCTTTGGCTATCCTCTTCGGAGCGATGACCACAAGGCTAATGGCGCAAGAGATGAAGTACGACATCAAAGATGAAGTCGAAGTCCTCGGTACTCGTCCGGGCGAGAAGACTCCTGTGACCCAACACCGTATCAAAGTGGACGACCTCACCAAGAAGTCCATCGCGTGGGACGTCCCTACCCTACTACAAGGGACGCCGTCTCTTGTTCTGTCGAGTGATGGTGGCATCATGGGAGGCTATACCTCATTCACCATCCGTGGAGTAGATGCTTCTCGTATCAATATCACGAACATGGGTGTTCCCCTCAATGATAGCGAGAGCCAGACGGTCTTCTGGGCAAATATGCCAGACTATGGCTCACGCCTTGATGACATCGTCATCGTCCGCGGAGCAGGATCTTCTACATTTGGAGCAGGATCTTTCGGAGCGACAATGGATATGCGTGGACGCAGACCAGCAAGAGAAGCAGGCGCACGCATTGCTACATATTGGGGCTCTTATGGTCTCAACCGCAATATGGTGAGCCTTGAGTCAGGTCGTCTGGCGAATGGATGGGCTTTCAGTGGTTATCTCTCCAAGATCAAAAGCGATGGGTATGTCGACCGCACAGGTGGCAAGGGTACAGCTTACTATCTCCATGCATCGCACAGAGGTGAGTCCACAAGCCTTGACATCATTCACAACTATGGCGAACAGCAGACGGGTATAGGCTGGAGAGGCCTTTCAGACGAAAATAAGGAGATCTTCGGCCGTCGTTTCAACGAAGCAGGGCTCATCAATCCTTCCGAGGCAAAAAAAGACCCCTCGGTAGCAAAGTACCACTACAATACAGACAATTACAACCAAGGTCACACCTACCTTATCTTCAAGCAAGACCTTATGCCGGGCTTGAAGTACGGTGCCACACTCCACTACACCAAGGGTGACGGTTATGCACACGAGTACCGTACAGGACGTAAGTTCAAGGACTATGATCTTCCTACTGTAGACGGCAAGAAGAGAACTTCACTCATCCGTAACAAACACTTGGACAACGATTTCTATGGTGCGATCATCAACCTTGACTACAACCGCAATGGTTTGCACCTCTCTGCCGGTGTTGCAGGCAACAGCTATACCAACCATCACTTCGGAACATTGGACTTTGTCATGGACAAGACACCGGACTTCATCCCCGGCCAAGAGTATTACCGCAACAAAAGCAAGAAGTCTGACTACTCTGCTTATCTCAAAGGAGAATACACCATCTTCGACAACACTCTCCTCTACGGAGACATCATGTACCGTCACATCACACATAAGATGAACGGCACAACAGACAGCTTCAACGATGTCACGAGCAAGCTCGATGTCCTCGACTATGATCTGAAGTACAACTTCTTCTTGCCTAAGGTCGGTATCCACCAGACCATCAACCGCAACCTCAGCGTTTACGCTTCATTTGCAATGGCTGGCAAGGAGCCTACTCGAAAGACATACACAGAGAGCATTAAATCTGAAAATGGCCTCATATCTCACCCAAAGCCTGAGTTCTTGATGGACTACGAATTGGGCTTCAACTGGAAGGTCAAGAATTTTGCCCTCAGCATCAATGGCTACTTTATGGACTACAAGGATCAACTCATCGTCAGCGGCAAGTACAGCGATGTCGGTGAACCTATTCACGTCAACGTACCTAAAAGTTACCGTACAGGTGTGGAAGCATCAGTGTCATGGGACATCCTCCGCTCACTCTTCGTGCAGTCCAACTTGACCCTTAGCCGCAACATCATCAAGAATTATGAGTTTGTTGAAGGGGACAAAAACTGGAACCCTCTCTCTGTCGTTCTTGACGAAACTCCAATAGCTATGAGTCCATCGGTAATCTTCAACCACACCATCGGCTGGTCTCCAATCAAGCCTCTCCAACTTCTCCTTACGGGCAACTATGTCGGCAAAAGACACATGGACAACTCCGGCTTGGAAGATCGTACTCTGCCAGCTTATTACACATCAAACCTCAAACTCAACTACAGCCATTCACTCTGCTCCGGTCGTAGCATTACCCTCTCATTCCAAATCAACAACCTCTACAACCAAGCCTACGACAACACAGGCTACGTAGAAGGGTACTATGAGAAGAAGGGTGAAGAGATCATCAGGAAGGTGGGTAATCGAGTCGTATGGCCATCGGCACCTATCCACTTTGTTGGTGGAGTGACCATAGATATCTAA
- the nadC gene encoding carboxylating nicotinate-nucleotide diphosphorylase, which produces MTKNNSMFYQHVDRLITIAFEEDLFTGDLATDAIISKSKQVTAIMTAKADGVISGLEVAKMVIDKLGDNTFIPLVRDGEAVVKGQDIVKIIAPYAQLLSSERIMLNFLQRMSGIATMTARCVAKLEGTHARLLDTRKTLPGHRLTDKLAVRHGGGTNHRMGLYDMAMLKDNHIKAAGSITDAVRQAKQSLPISIQIEVETKDIDEVREALAVGADIIMLDNMSLEQMTEAVKLIDGRAKTEASGNITLETIAGVAQTGVDFISMGALTHSVKALDISMNFTDHPY; this is translated from the coding sequence ATGACTAAAAACAACTCAATGTTCTATCAACACGTTGATAGACTCATAACCATAGCTTTCGAAGAAGATCTCTTCACAGGTGACCTCGCAACCGATGCCATTATCTCTAAGTCCAAACAAGTCACAGCCATAATGACGGCGAAAGCTGATGGTGTGATCTCGGGTCTCGAAGTGGCAAAGATGGTGATTGACAAGCTTGGTGACAATACGTTTATCCCTCTTGTCAGAGATGGTGAAGCCGTAGTCAAAGGGCAAGATATCGTAAAGATCATTGCCCCCTATGCACAGCTATTGAGTAGCGAGCGCATCATGCTCAATTTTCTCCAGCGCATGTCAGGTATCGCTACAATGACAGCTCGTTGTGTCGCAAAACTTGAAGGCACTCACGCTCGCCTCCTTGACACCCGTAAGACCCTTCCCGGTCACCGCCTCACAGACAAGCTCGCTGTGAGACACGGTGGGGGTACCAATCATCGTATGGGGCTCTACGACATGGCCATGCTCAAGGACAACCACATCAAAGCAGCAGGCAGCATCACAGATGCCGTTCGTCAAGCAAAACAGTCACTACCTATATCCATTCAGATCGAGGTTGAAACCAAAGATATTGATGAAGTACGCGAAGCTCTCGCAGTCGGCGCTGATATCATCATGCTCGACAACATGTCCTTAGAACAAATGACCGAAGCAGTAAAACTCATCGATGGACGTGCCAAGACAGAGGCATCAGGCAATATCACACTCGAGACCATCGCAGGCGTAGCTCAGACAGGGGTCGACTTTATCAGCATGGGCGCACTGACGCACAGCGTCAAAGCTCTTGACATAAGCATGAACTTCACAGACCACCCATACTAA
- the ribD gene encoding bifunctional diaminohydroxyphosphoribosylaminopyrimidine deaminase/5-amino-6-(5-phosphoribosylamino)uracil reductase RibD: MARAIQLARQAEPQSVSPNPHVGAVLVYDEDPNDVRIIGEGYHKKRGEGHAEVECLRSVRDEDKFLIQHATMYVTLEPCAHVGRTPSCASMLVERGVPRVVVGTTDPNPLVAGKGIDILRSNGIQVLVGCLSLECREVARVFMTNQERHRPFITLKWAQSQDGYMDRQRTEGSPIIFSSPFSAMLVHRERSRHSAILVGARTILLDRARLSNRLWTGNNPAPFVLDPRGESFDVLATYDDAKRWTVVTTKATMDAVDHHTFKVLAVDREEEMLDGLMTHLMKDEKTSLLVEGGSYTLSSFISAGLWDEARIEKAPFDLFEEGIKAPDLSSARKVDSHTIDGRVIDLYRRFSER, from the coding sequence ATGGCACGAGCGATACAACTGGCACGGCAGGCGGAACCTCAATCCGTCAGTCCTAATCCTCATGTCGGAGCTGTGTTGGTGTACGACGAAGATCCTAACGATGTGCGTATCATCGGTGAAGGCTATCACAAAAAGCGTGGTGAAGGGCATGCCGAAGTCGAGTGTCTTCGAAGTGTCAGAGATGAGGATAAATTTCTCATTCAGCATGCCACAATGTATGTAACCTTGGAGCCTTGTGCACATGTGGGAAGGACACCATCGTGTGCTTCTATGCTTGTCGAGAGAGGTGTGCCTCGTGTCGTTGTTGGTACGACAGATCCCAATCCCCTTGTTGCCGGCAAGGGGATAGATATCTTGAGAAGTAATGGCATACAAGTTCTTGTGGGCTGTCTCTCACTTGAGTGTCGAGAAGTTGCAAGGGTGTTTATGACCAATCAGGAACGACATCGTCCATTCATCACCCTCAAGTGGGCACAGAGCCAAGACGGCTATATGGACAGACAAAGGACGGAGGGAAGCCCAATCATATTTTCAAGTCCTTTCAGTGCTATGCTCGTACATCGAGAGCGTAGCCGTCACTCTGCTATCCTTGTGGGAGCAAGGACAATACTCTTAGATAGAGCTCGTCTTTCAAATAGGCTTTGGACAGGGAATAATCCGGCCCCCTTTGTCCTTGATCCGAGGGGGGAAAGTTTTGATGTGTTGGCTACTTATGATGATGCCAAACGTTGGACGGTTGTGACTACAAAAGCAACAATGGATGCTGTCGATCATCACACTTTCAAGGTGCTTGCTGTCGACCGTGAGGAAGAGATGCTTGATGGCTTGATGACTCATTTGATGAAAGACGAAAAGACATCTCTCCTTGTTGAAGGTGGTAGTTATACTTTATCTTCTTTTATCTCGGCAGGTCTTTGGGATGAGGCACGCATAGAAAAAGCTCCCTTCGATTTGTTTGAAGAGGGGATAAAAGCTCCTGACTTATCCTCTGCCCGGAAGGTGGATAGCCATACCATTGATGGTCGGGTCATCGACCTTTACCGACGTTTCTCGGAGAGATAA
- a CDS encoding M24 family metallopeptidase: MNITHEELSLRCQKVSKALMDNDCEAVLLRSIPNHIYLTGSVFLGFTFLKAGEAPIFFAEKPSQALAGYDRAHLIRKPEQMPEILAEYGYEINGKTCIESSTLPYAEYQRLSKVSKDGTFSPIDASVLMRTVRSVKTSVEIEIIRQAALPHMEIYKIAPSLFKKGMTDLEWQFAIEYEMRKRGSIGVFRCFGPRMEIFMGNIAAGNNANISAPYDFTMGGQGVPAMPMGASGQVISEGMTLMLDMAGNYSPYNTDITRVYAYGKVDQKAIDAHNLSIEMHRYFESQVKPGVELAEVYNHCTKMAEEAGLSAHFMGQDHQVKFVGHGVGIEINEPPVMTPRWKGVFEPGMVMAFEPKFVLAPTGALGIENTYLITETGVENLTPLPEEIVYL; this comes from the coding sequence ATGAATATCACACATGAAGAGTTGTCGCTCCGTTGCCAAAAGGTCAGCAAGGCTCTGATGGACAATGATTGCGAGGCTGTCTTACTACGAAGCATCCCCAACCACATTTACCTCACGGGAAGCGTATTCTTAGGATTTACTTTTCTCAAAGCCGGGGAAGCTCCCATATTCTTTGCCGAAAAGCCGTCACAGGCATTGGCCGGGTATGACCGTGCTCACCTGATCCGAAAACCGGAACAGATGCCGGAGATATTGGCCGAATATGGTTATGAGATCAATGGCAAAACCTGTATCGAATCTTCTACCCTGCCCTATGCGGAGTACCAACGGCTGAGCAAAGTATCGAAAGACGGAACTTTTTCCCCCATCGATGCCTCTGTACTCATGCGTACCGTGCGAAGTGTCAAGACTTCTGTCGAAATCGAGATCATTCGCCAAGCCGCTCTCCCACACATGGAGATTTACAAGATAGCCCCCTCTCTTTTTAAGAAAGGGATGACCGACCTTGAATGGCAATTCGCCATCGAGTACGAGATGCGTAAGCGTGGTTCGATCGGTGTGTTCAGATGCTTTGGGCCTCGTATGGAGATATTCATGGGTAATATAGCAGCAGGTAACAATGCTAATATCTCTGCCCCATACGACTTCACGATGGGTGGACAGGGAGTGCCGGCAATGCCTATGGGTGCTTCGGGGCAAGTCATCTCAGAAGGCATGACACTCATGCTCGATATGGCTGGTAATTATAGTCCCTACAACACCGACATCACTCGAGTCTATGCCTACGGTAAGGTAGATCAAAAGGCTATCGATGCCCATAATCTTTCGATAGAGATGCACCGTTACTTTGAATCCCAAGTGAAGCCCGGGGTCGAGCTTGCAGAGGTCTATAACCACTGTACAAAGATGGCAGAAGAGGCCGGTCTGTCCGCACATTTCATGGGACAAGACCATCAGGTAAAGTTCGTCGGCCATGGTGTAGGCATAGAAATAAACGAACCTCCGGTGATGACACCCAGATGGAAAGGAGTATTTGAGCCCGGAATGGTGATGGCATTCGAACCAAAGTTTGTCCTTGCTCCTACGGGCGCACTCGGTATCGAAAATACTTACCTGATCACCGAGACTGGTGTCGAAAATCTCACTCCTCTTCCGGAGGAAATTGTTTACTTGTGA
- the nadA gene encoding quinolinate synthase NadA, which produces MNQTELNTKYESLYKEIEELKKQKNAVILSHFYTRPEVQRAADYLGDSLGLSQQAADTTADIIVFCGVHFMAETASIISPNKKILIPVENAGCTLAESVTGAQLAEWKSKYPNGIVVSYVNTSAEVKAHTDYCVTSANALKVVQSLPNDVPILFGPDKNLGAYINRMTGRNMELWQGDCYVHRHITPDLVLKFIDLYPTADILIHPESVACDDPKVLKHERCHVGSTAGIMKHPAQANTDTFVIATEPETLYELRRIYPDKTFIPIAPEHTCEYMKLTTLEALRDALLHERYEVKVAPETRKKAIVSIERMMNVK; this is translated from the coding sequence ATGAATCAAACAGAACTTAACACCAAGTACGAAAGCCTTTACAAAGAGATAGAGGAGCTAAAGAAACAAAAGAATGCTGTCATCCTCTCTCACTTCTATACTCGCCCCGAAGTACAAAGAGCTGCCGACTATCTTGGAGACTCATTAGGACTTTCCCAGCAAGCGGCTGATACCACGGCAGACATCATTGTCTTCTGTGGTGTGCACTTCATGGCAGAGACCGCATCTATAATTTCGCCCAACAAAAAGATCCTCATCCCGGTAGAAAATGCAGGCTGCACACTTGCAGAGAGTGTTACCGGTGCTCAGCTTGCTGAATGGAAGTCCAAGTACCCAAATGGTATCGTTGTAAGCTATGTCAACACCTCTGCCGAAGTCAAGGCACATACCGACTACTGTGTGACATCAGCCAACGCTTTGAAGGTTGTACAGTCTCTGCCTAACGATGTTCCTATCCTCTTCGGACCGGACAAAAATCTCGGGGCTTACATCAATCGCATGACCGGGCGAAACATGGAGTTATGGCAAGGAGACTGCTATGTCCACAGACACATCACCCCGGACTTGGTACTCAAGTTTATCGATCTTTATCCAACGGCGGATATCCTTATTCATCCCGAGTCTGTAGCTTGCGATGACCCCAAGGTGCTGAAGCATGAGAGATGCCATGTAGGCTCGACAGCGGGGATCATGAAGCATCCCGCACAAGCCAATACAGATACATTTGTTATTGCCACCGAGCCCGAGACTCTATATGAGCTCAGACGCATCTATCCTGACAAGACTTTCATCCCCATAGCACCGGAGCATACTTGTGAATACATGAAGCTCACCACTCTCGAAGCACTCAGAGATGCTCTCTTGCATGAACGTTATGAAGTCAAGGTTGCTCCCGAAACTCGTAAAAAAGCCATTGTCTCCATCGAACGAATGATGAACGTAAAGTAA